The bacterium genome includes a window with the following:
- the gspG gene encoding type II secretion system major pseudopilin GspG, producing the protein MKQEKGFTLMELMVVILIISIIAAFVFPTVFKKVAKAKRIGAQAQIEIFGVGLDSYRLDNGQYPTTEQGLKALREEPIISPLPKNWDGPYLKKEIPLDPWGNPYVYISPGEQNPDGYDLISYGADGKEGGEKEGEDIVSWKTPAVEKKE; encoded by the coding sequence ATGAAGCAAGAAAAAGGATTTACCTTAATGGAATTAATGGTCGTTATTTTGATAATTTCTATCATTGCCGCTTTTGTATTTCCAACGGTATTCAAGAAGGTAGCTAAAGCAAAACGCATTGGGGCACAAGCTCAGATAGAGATATTTGGTGTTGGATTAGATAGCTACCGTCTGGATAATGGCCAGTATCCAACCACAGAACAAGGATTAAAAGCATTGCGAGAAGAACCAATTATCTCGCCTTTACCTAAAAATTGGGATGGACCTTATCTTAAAAAGGAGATTCCATTAGACCCCTGGGGAAATCCGTATGTCTACATATCCCCAGGTGAACAAAATCCTGATGGCTATGACCTTATATCTTATGGTGCTGATGGAAAAGAGGGCGGCGAAAAAGAAGGAGAAGATATTGTTAGTTGGAAAACACCTGCGGTAGAGAAAAAGGAATGA